A single window of Nicotiana sylvestris chromosome 3, ASM39365v2, whole genome shotgun sequence DNA harbors:
- the LOC104234762 gene encoding phosphatidylinositol/phosphatidylcholine transfer protein SFH12-like isoform X2 gives MSGPLERPVRPSMENIDIENTEEERKPRLGSFKKKALNASNKFRQSLKKTGRRNSRVMSVVFEDEHDAEESKAVDAFRQALILEELLPAKHDDYHMMLRFLKARKFDLEKTKQMWSDMLNWRKEFGADTIMEDFEFKEKEEVVKYYPQGHHGVDKDGRPVYIERIGQVDSTKLLQVTTMDRYLKYHVQEFERTFNDKLPACSIAAKKHIDTSTTILDVQGVGLKNFNKSARDLLQCIQGVDGNNYPESLCRMYIINAGSGFRLLWNSVKSFLDPKTTAKINVLGNKYQSKLLEIIDGSELPEFLGGTCTCAEKGGCMLSDKGPWNDPEIMKMVHSGMHKCSKKSASPTVDEKTISEDGNANPKEAKKSNSIKMRTASSKVQREHASHMQLSTVHEEVEVKKNLPSAYDSDKYIPVVDKVIDSTMPNATKADNYAIAKGSLKAVDMVKPQAQEYRLNGSAISNNEYFSMMKRMGELEEKVITLSNKPSALPPEKEEMLNNVMSHVDKLEQELCATKMALEKALARQEELLAYIEKKKKKKNFFGF, from the exons ATGTCAGGACCTCTTGAACGACCAGTCAGGCCAA GTATGGAAAATATTGATATTGAAAATACTGAGGAGGAGAGGAAGCCAAGGCTTGGGTCATTCAAGAAAAAGGCACTTAATGCCTCCAACAAATTCAGACAGTCTCTTAAAAAAACTGGCCGGAGAAACAGTAGAGTCATGTCTGTTGTCTTCGAGGATGAGCATGACGCGGAGGAATCAAAGGCAGTTGATGCCTTCCGTCAAGCACTTATCCTGGAGGAATTACTTCCTGCTAAACATGATGATTATCATATGATGCTAAG GTTTTTGAAGGCCAGAAAATTTGATTTAGAGAAAACAAAGCAGATGTGGTCTGATATGCTTAATTGGAGGAAGGAATTTGGTGCAGACACTATCATGGAG GACTTTGAGTTCAAAGAAAAGGAGGAGGTCGTCAAGTACTATCCTCAAGGGCATCACGGAGTTGACAAAGATGGAAGACCAGTATATATCGAAAGAATTGGTCAAGTAGATTCTACCAAGCTCTTGCAAGTCACAACAATGGACCGTTATCTCAAGTACCACGTGCAAGAGTTCGAGAGGACTTTCAATGACAAATTGCCAGCTTGCTCTATTGCAGCCAAAAAGCATATTGATACAAGCACAACTATTTTGGATGTACAAGGAGTG GGACTTAAGAATTTCAACAAATCAGCAAGGGATCTCCTTCAATGCATCCAAGGTGTGGATGGTAACAATTATCCTGAG AGCTTGTGTCGTATGTATATCATCAATGCTGGTTCTGGATTCAGGCTTTTGTGGAACTCTGTCAAGTCATTCCTTGACCCCAAGACGACTGCAAAGATCAAC GTTCTTGGTAACAAATACCAGAGCAAATTGCTTGAAATAATTGATGGCAG TGAACTTCCAGAATTCTTAGGTGGTACATGTACTTGTGCCGAAAAAGGAGGATGTATGCTTTCTGATAAAGGCCCGTGGAATGATCCAGAAATAATGAAG ATGGTTCACAGTGGCATGCATAAATGCTCAAAGAAAAGTGCCAGTCCCACAGTTGATGAGAAAACAATTTCCGAGGATGGCAATGCTAATCCGAAG GAAGCAAAGAAGAGCAATTCCATTAAAATGAGAACTGCCTCTTCCAAAGTCCAAAGGGAACATGCATCTCATATGCAGCTCTCTACTGTCCATGAGGAA GTTGAAGTAAAGAAAAACCTCCCTAGTGCATATGATTCTGATAAGTATATCCCTGTGGTGGACAAAGTAATTGATTCAACTATGCCTAATGCTACAAAAGCCGACAACTATGCCATTGCAAAAG GTTCCCTAAAGGCCGTTGACATGGTTAAACCACAAGCTCAAGAATATCGTTTGAATGGATCTGCCATCTCGAATAATGAGTACTTCAGCATGATGAAACGGATGGGAGAGCTCGAGGAGAAGGTCATTACTCTTAGCAACAAGCCTAGTGCCTTACCACCTGAGAAAGAGGAAATGCTCAACAATGTCATGAGTCATGTTGATAAATTGGAACAAGAGCTTTGTGCAACCAAGATG GCACTCGAGAAAGCTCTTGCTCGTCAAGAGGAGCTCTTAGCCTacattgagaagaagaagaaaaagaagaacttcTTTGGTTTCTAA
- the LOC104234762 gene encoding phosphatidylinositol/phosphatidylcholine transfer protein SFH12-like isoform X1, translating into MSGPLERPVRPSMENIDIENTEEERKPRLGSFKKKALNASNKFRQSLKKTGRRNSRVMSVVFEDEHDAEESKAVDAFRQALILEELLPAKHDDYHMMLRFLKARKFDLEKTKQMWSDMLNWRKEFGADTIMEDFEFKEKEEVVKYYPQGHHGVDKDGRPVYIERIGQVDSTKLLQVTTMDRYLKYHVQEFERTFNDKLPACSIAAKKHIDTSTTILDVQGVGLKNFNKSARDLLQCIQGVDGNNYPESLCRMYIINAGSGFRLLWNSVKSFLDPKTTAKINVLGNKYQSKLLEIIDGSELPEFLGGTCTCAEKGGCMLSDKGPWNDPEIMKMVHSGMHKCSKKSASPTVDEKTISEDGNANPKEAKKSNSIKMRTASSKVQREHASHMQLSTVHEEVEVKKNLPSAYDSDKYIPVVDKVIDSTMPNATKADNYAIAKASDFLPMHDISKSPEGFSNHLFTGVMTFVMGVVTMVRMTRNMPRKLTDSTLLSGSLKAVDMVKPQAQEYRLNGSAISNNEYFSMMKRMGELEEKVITLSNKPSALPPEKEEMLNNVMSHVDKLEQELCATKMALEKALARQEELLAYIEKKKKKKNFFGF; encoded by the exons ATGTCAGGACCTCTTGAACGACCAGTCAGGCCAA GTATGGAAAATATTGATATTGAAAATACTGAGGAGGAGAGGAAGCCAAGGCTTGGGTCATTCAAGAAAAAGGCACTTAATGCCTCCAACAAATTCAGACAGTCTCTTAAAAAAACTGGCCGGAGAAACAGTAGAGTCATGTCTGTTGTCTTCGAGGATGAGCATGACGCGGAGGAATCAAAGGCAGTTGATGCCTTCCGTCAAGCACTTATCCTGGAGGAATTACTTCCTGCTAAACATGATGATTATCATATGATGCTAAG GTTTTTGAAGGCCAGAAAATTTGATTTAGAGAAAACAAAGCAGATGTGGTCTGATATGCTTAATTGGAGGAAGGAATTTGGTGCAGACACTATCATGGAG GACTTTGAGTTCAAAGAAAAGGAGGAGGTCGTCAAGTACTATCCTCAAGGGCATCACGGAGTTGACAAAGATGGAAGACCAGTATATATCGAAAGAATTGGTCAAGTAGATTCTACCAAGCTCTTGCAAGTCACAACAATGGACCGTTATCTCAAGTACCACGTGCAAGAGTTCGAGAGGACTTTCAATGACAAATTGCCAGCTTGCTCTATTGCAGCCAAAAAGCATATTGATACAAGCACAACTATTTTGGATGTACAAGGAGTG GGACTTAAGAATTTCAACAAATCAGCAAGGGATCTCCTTCAATGCATCCAAGGTGTGGATGGTAACAATTATCCTGAG AGCTTGTGTCGTATGTATATCATCAATGCTGGTTCTGGATTCAGGCTTTTGTGGAACTCTGTCAAGTCATTCCTTGACCCCAAGACGACTGCAAAGATCAAC GTTCTTGGTAACAAATACCAGAGCAAATTGCTTGAAATAATTGATGGCAG TGAACTTCCAGAATTCTTAGGTGGTACATGTACTTGTGCCGAAAAAGGAGGATGTATGCTTTCTGATAAAGGCCCGTGGAATGATCCAGAAATAATGAAG ATGGTTCACAGTGGCATGCATAAATGCTCAAAGAAAAGTGCCAGTCCCACAGTTGATGAGAAAACAATTTCCGAGGATGGCAATGCTAATCCGAAG GAAGCAAAGAAGAGCAATTCCATTAAAATGAGAACTGCCTCTTCCAAAGTCCAAAGGGAACATGCATCTCATATGCAGCTCTCTACTGTCCATGAGGAA GTTGAAGTAAAGAAAAACCTCCCTAGTGCATATGATTCTGATAAGTATATCCCTGTGGTGGACAAAGTAATTGATTCAACTATGCCTAATGCTACAAAAGCCGACAACTATGCCATTGCAAAAG CCTCAGATTTCTTACCCATGCACGATATTTCTAAGTCACCCGAAGGATTTAGCAACCACCTTTTCACTGGAGTGATGACATTCGTGATGGGGGTCGTGACAATGGTCCGAATGACACGCAATATGCCAAGAAAGCTTACGGATTCGACCCTCTTGTCAGGTTCCCTAAAGGCCGTTGACATGGTTAAACCACAAGCTCAAGAATATCGTTTGAATGGATCTGCCATCTCGAATAATGAGTACTTCAGCATGATGAAACGGATGGGAGAGCTCGAGGAGAAGGTCATTACTCTTAGCAACAAGCCTAGTGCCTTACCACCTGAGAAAGAGGAAATGCTCAACAATGTCATGAGTCATGTTGATAAATTGGAACAAGAGCTTTGTGCAACCAAGATG GCACTCGAGAAAGCTCTTGCTCGTCAAGAGGAGCTCTTAGCCTacattgagaagaagaagaaaaagaagaacttcTTTGGTTTCTAA